The Scytonema hofmannii PCC 7110 genome has a segment encoding these proteins:
- a CDS encoding ParB/RepB/Spo0J family partition protein, which yields MNPSKNSSNSFYDTAKAYIESSQALNRTIHTAIHQQTDSLRAVLKVLENSNNSTIITFCTQTDKTLNITNTIPITQIKLAPSQPRRYFDSCKLQSLVASIKEVGLLEPIVVRRIEDNKYELIAGERRLKACASAGLENIAVNIIQCDDITANRIRLIENLQREDLNVFEETIGILELLAALLETKQSEIVSILYRMQDEEKGKVTPDVMGNSKSLTIKEVFSKLGKITWQSFVSNRLPVLKLKDDIKEVLSRGELEYTKALAISKIKNDEKRAEVLKQAIDEKLSLSKIKELVEKALLDEPKKKEKPLPSKEDVISRLSRLNKAAKDSDIWDKPKELKELVKALTQIEKLLAGTRIPSEGEGSLIEDNALESQLDEEE from the coding sequence ATGAATCCAAGTAAAAATTCCTCAAATAGCTTTTATGACACGGCTAAAGCTTATATTGAAAGCTCTCAAGCTCTCAATCGTACAATTCATACAGCAATTCATCAGCAAACCGATTCGCTTAGGGCAGTTTTAAAAGTTTTAGAGAATAGCAATAATTCAACGATAATTACTTTCTGTACGCAAACAGACAAAACTCTCAACATCACCAATACAATTCCTATTACCCAAATAAAATTAGCACCATCCCAACCACGACGGTATTTTGACTCTTGTAAACTACAATCGCTTGTAGCTAGTATCAAAGAAGTAGGACTATTAGAACCAATAGTAGTAAGACGTATTGAAGATAACAAATACGAACTAATTGCTGGTGAACGACGGCTCAAGGCTTGTGCGAGCGCAGGTTTAGAAAATATAGCAGTCAATATCATCCAATGTGACGATATCACAGCTAATCGCATTCGTTTGATTGAAAACCTTCAAAGAGAAGACCTTAATGTTTTTGAAGAGACTATAGGTATTCTGGAGTTACTTGCAGCATTGCTCGAAACTAAGCAGTCAGAAATAGTTTCTATTCTTTACCGAATGCAGGACGAAGAAAAGGGCAAAGTCACCCCCGATGTTATGGGGAACTCCAAAAGCCTTACCATAAAGGAGGTATTCTCTAAATTAGGAAAAATAACCTGGCAGTCGTTCGTATCAAATCGACTTCCCGTACTCAAGCTTAAGGATGATATCAAGGAAGTCCTGTCGAGGGGAGAACTGGAATATACCAAAGCTCTGGCAATATCTAAAATCAAGAATGATGAGAAACGGGCTGAAGTATTAAAACAAGCAATTGACGAAAAACTGTCTTTGTCTAAAATTAAGGAGTTGGTAGAAAAGGCTCTACTAGATGAGCCAAAGAAAAAAGAAAAACCCTTACCTTCAAAAGAAGATGTTATCAGTAGATTAAGCCGATTAAACAAAGCTGCTAAAGATAGCGATATTTGGGATAAACCTAAGGAACTTAAAGAATTAGTGAAAGCTCTTACCCAAATAGAAAAACTTTTAGCGGGGACAAGAATCCCTTCCGAAGGGGAAGGTAGTTTAATTGAAGACAATGCTCTAGAATCGCAGCTTGATGAAGAGGAGTAA